The genomic DNA CCTGCATCTTGACGATCGCGTTCTGCAACCGTATCAGCATACTTGTTCAACTGCTGATTGATGCTCTCAAGAAGTTCTTCCATTTGACGGACATTACCTTCTAACTGGTTGTATTGTTCCAAATAAGCTTGAAATGCTTGTCCTTTCCACTGTTGACTGATTTGTTGGTTCATTGAGTTTACTTTACGGATCGCCTCTTGGATCTGAGAGGCTGCTTGTGAATAAACCTGTGCTTGTGACTTCAGTTGTTCGGGTGTGACTGCAATTACTCCTGCCATTTTTGTACCTCCTAAAATTTTTTTGACTAGTTTATCATACTTGATTTTCAACTGGTCAAAATAAAATACGCCGAATAAGGTTGATCTTCGTCGTATACGCACAATTCTTTTCGTATAAGATCAGTTATTTTAAGACAGCATTCAATTACTAGTGGGGGGAAACTCATTCTTGAGTTCAAAATCAACTTGGTACGCCTGCTCCACGAAGCGTAATAGTTCGTATTTCTTTTGATATTGTTGCTTTGAATCCAAGTAGCAACTGACTGCTAATGCGTTTTTCACATGAGACTTTCCTTTTTCATTTCCTTTGATCATATACCAGACGCCTTGCAAAAACAGTTGCAAGTTCCGCTCATAGTATAGTTCTTCTTCAAGGAAATACTCCTCTAACTTCGCCCCATATTTCCAAACCAGGCGGAGATCCTGATTTTTAATAAATAGAATGAGACCATTCGCCAACATGCGAAACGTTTCACTTTGTCCACTCCGGTTTTCTTCATAGACCGCCAAACTAAGAAACGACTTTTCTAAAATCAAATCAATAAATTTAGGATGGAACGCATACATACAGTTAGTAAACAAAAAAATTTCGTAGCGAGTCCATGTTTGCGCCTTCATTAAATACTGATAAACCTCTGAAGATAGCACATCGATTTTTTCCTCTTTTAATTGAGCGATCATCAAGCGACAAAGACTGATAAGATGGCGTTCTCTTTGGGTACTAGGTTCTTCTGTTTCATACAACATGATAATACTATGTAACTCTAAACTATCTTTTTTTTCAAAAGCGACTACCGCTT from Enterococcus mundtii includes the following:
- a CDS encoding WXG100 family type VII secretion target, yielding MAGVIAVTPEQLKSQAQVYSQAASQIQEAIRKVNSMNQQISQQWKGQAFQAYLEQYNQLEGNVRQMEELLESINQQLNKYADTVAERDRQDAGSFGF
- a CDS encoding Rgg/GadR/MutR family transcriptional regulator, which produces MEVWEIVEFVRKQKGITIAELCGEEASRSVYKRFIQNKADTTVSKLTYFLKKLNLDYDELQLFNFPNDLSEVNRLMQEAVVAFEKKDSLELHSIIMLYETEEPSTQRERHLISLCRLMIAQLKEEKIDVLSSEVYQYLMKAQTWTRYEIFLFTNCMYAFHPKFIDLILEKSFLSLAVYEENRSGQSETFRMLANGLILFIKNQDLRLVWKYGAKLEEYFLEEELYYERNLQLFLQGVWYMIKGNEKGKSHVKNALAVSCYLDSKQQYQKKYELLRFVEQAYQVDFELKNEFPPTSN